Proteins co-encoded in one Streptomyces sp. NBC_01571 genomic window:
- a CDS encoding MFS transporter: MKRVSGRRDGRRLGRGAAFAVLACANVVMMATASAPSPIYPLYRERWGLSVTMLTVIFAVYAGALLGALLLVGSLSDQLGRRPVLVAALLVAATSTAIFWTADGIVSLLIARVVQGIATGTATGAIAAGLVELSPKKRPHLGPTTTAVGTSIGMATGAGVVGLLVQSTSRPDAYVFPVLTLTFVVLAAVVLTMPETLVPRAVRLASLRPRVRVPREARPEFFASVPALVAGWSVTGLFLALTPSLVSNVLHVRSGAAGGLSIAALFVANSVGGLWSVRHAARLATLLGAVLLTLGASGLAVAIAVASPAVYVGGSVVAGLGVGLTFNGNLRAISAVTTVKSRSEVFSAVYVISYAALSLPALAAGLAAPSWGLETTGYLYVGFVGALSLGAALRAGRSHAHSHRPTGDPIGTGRESGPRVERSRC; encoded by the coding sequence ATGAAACGTGTGAGTGGCCGTCGCGACGGGCGTCGTCTCGGGCGAGGTGCGGCCTTCGCTGTGCTGGCCTGCGCCAATGTGGTGATGATGGCCACGGCAAGCGCACCGTCACCGATCTACCCGCTGTACCGGGAACGTTGGGGCCTGTCGGTCACGATGCTGACAGTGATCTTCGCCGTGTATGCCGGGGCTCTGCTCGGCGCCCTGCTGCTGGTCGGATCGCTGAGCGACCAGCTGGGTCGCCGCCCGGTGCTGGTCGCCGCCCTTCTGGTGGCGGCGACCAGCACGGCGATCTTCTGGACGGCCGACGGCATCGTCTCCCTCCTGATCGCCCGAGTGGTGCAGGGCATCGCCACGGGGACGGCCACGGGCGCTATTGCCGCCGGACTGGTCGAGCTCTCACCCAAGAAACGTCCGCATCTGGGGCCCACGACGACAGCGGTGGGCACAAGTATCGGCATGGCCACCGGTGCCGGAGTGGTGGGGCTGCTGGTTCAGTCGACCTCACGCCCCGACGCGTATGTCTTTCCCGTCCTGACGCTGACCTTCGTCGTTCTGGCCGCGGTCGTCCTCACGATGCCTGAGACACTCGTCCCGCGAGCGGTGAGACTGGCGTCGTTGCGCCCCAGAGTCCGGGTTCCTCGGGAAGCCCGGCCGGAGTTCTTCGCCTCCGTTCCCGCCCTCGTCGCGGGGTGGTCCGTCACGGGTCTGTTCCTCGCGCTCACTCCGTCCCTGGTGAGCAATGTCCTGCATGTGCGGTCCGGCGCCGCGGGCGGGCTCAGCATCGCGGCGCTGTTTGTGGCCAACAGCGTGGGCGGGTTGTGGTCCGTTCGGCATGCGGCTCGGCTCGCCACCTTGCTGGGGGCGGTTCTCCTGACCCTGGGTGCGTCCGGGCTGGCGGTGGCCATCGCTGTCGCATCGCCGGCCGTGTACGTGGGCGGATCGGTCGTCGCGGGGCTGGGCGTCGGCCTGACGTTCAACGGCAACCTCCGCGCCATCAGCGCGGTCACCACCGTGAAGTCGCGGTCGGAGGTCTTCTCGGCCGTCTACGTGATCAGCTATGCGGCGTTGAGTCTTCCGGCCCTCGCGGCCGGCCTCGCGGCGCCCTCATGGGGGCTGGAGACTACGGGCTATCTGTACGTCGGCTTCGTCGGGGCGCTGTCCTTGGGTGCGGCCCTGCGCGCCGGACGATCACATGCTCACAGTCACAGGCCCACCGGCGATCCGATAGGCACAGGCCGGGAAAGCGGCCCTCGCGTCGAGCGGTCCCGCTGCTGA
- the sigJ gene encoding RNA polymerase sigma factor SigJ, protein MGDGPGRCEQEDPLGAEWERHRPAVFGVAYRLLGTVADAEDVTQDVWLRAAGADLQDIGDLRAWLVTVAARRSYDILKSARFRRETYVGPWLPEPLLTGPDASQPVLVDESVSSAMLLIMEELSPPERVAFVLHDVFGLEFGRIAEVLAVSVPAARQLASRARRRVAKAKQSTPQASKAERERVLTVFRAAYEAGDLAGLVRLLHPDAVYVTDGGGKVLAARKLVHGGERVAGVMVRTGRQWHPDHIDFAEVGGELALVFHREGRVYSVDTVQITGGLITAYRRVLNPDKLVRV, encoded by the coding sequence ATGGGTGACGGGCCCGGACGGTGTGAGCAGGAGGACCCGCTCGGAGCCGAATGGGAGAGGCACCGGCCCGCGGTCTTCGGCGTGGCGTACCGGCTGCTGGGGACTGTGGCTGATGCCGAGGATGTCACCCAGGACGTGTGGCTGCGGGCGGCCGGAGCGGATCTGCAGGACATCGGTGATCTGCGGGCCTGGCTGGTGACGGTGGCTGCGCGACGGTCGTACGACATTCTCAAGAGCGCCCGCTTCCGCCGGGAGACCTATGTCGGGCCGTGGCTGCCGGAGCCGCTGCTGACAGGGCCGGACGCGTCGCAGCCGGTACTCGTCGACGAGTCCGTCAGCTCGGCGATGCTCCTGATCATGGAAGAGCTGAGCCCGCCTGAGCGGGTGGCCTTCGTCCTGCACGATGTCTTCGGCCTTGAGTTCGGCCGGATCGCCGAAGTGCTGGCCGTCTCCGTGCCGGCTGCCCGGCAGCTTGCCTCGCGGGCACGACGGCGGGTGGCCAAGGCGAAGCAGTCCACGCCGCAGGCGTCGAAGGCGGAGCGCGAACGCGTCCTCACGGTCTTCCGCGCCGCCTACGAGGCCGGGGACCTGGCCGGCCTGGTCAGGCTCCTCCACCCAGACGCCGTTTACGTCACCGACGGCGGCGGCAAGGTCTTGGCGGCACGCAAGCTCGTTCACGGCGGCGAGCGCGTCGCCGGGGTCATGGTGCGTACGGGGCGCCAGTGGCATCCGGACCACATCGATTTCGCCGAGGTCGGCGGCGAGCTCGCACTCGTGTTCCACCGGGAAGGCCGGGTCTACTCCGTCGACACGGTCCAGATCACAGGCGGTCTGATCACCGCGTACCGCAGGGTCCTCAATCCCGACAAACTCGTGCGCGTCTGA